GTTGGCGGCCAGCGCGCTGGCCGTACGCCTGGGCTGGGCCTCGCTGCCCGCGGGGGTGAACTGGGCCGCCATGGCCGGCGTCGGCCTGCTGGCGGGGATCGGTTTCACCATGTCGCTGTTCATCGCCGGTCTGGCCTTCGAAGGGACGCCGCACCTGGACCAGGCCAAGATCGGCGTGCTCTCCGCCTCGACCCTGGCGGGGCTCAGCGGTCTCGCGGTGTTGCGCCGGGCGACCGCCGCAACCACGGCCGGTCCCGCCGGCGTCCCCGGCCGCTGAGGGCGACGGCGCGGCCCCGGCGGTGACCGCCCCGGCGGCGACCGTCCCGGCGGCGACCGACGAGGAGGGATCGGACCTCCTCCGGCCCTGACGCAACTTGACGAAAGCGGGGTCCAAACCGCCTTGGACGATAACCCAGGAGCGAGGGGTGATCCCGGGTGGCCTGGACGTTCCTCGTCATCGCGGGCTTGCTGGAGGTGGTCTGGGCCGTCAGCATGAAGCTGTCGGAGGGCTTCACGCGCCTCTGGCCCAGCGTCACCACCGTGGCTTTCATGATCGCCAGCTTCCTGTGCCTCGCCTTGGCCCTCCGGGAGCTCCCGGTGGGAACGGCCTATGCCGTGTGGACGGGGATCGGCGCCGTGGGAACGGCGGTGCTGGGCATGGTGCTGTTCGGGGAATCCCGCGACGCGATCCGCCTCGGGTGCATCCTGTTGATCGTGGCGGGGATCGTGGGCCTGAAGGTGACCTCGCCCTCCTGAGCCACCGCGCCCCCCGGCGCGGCCGCGACCCCGCGCCCTCGGCGCGCCGCGGCCGGGCCGAGGGCGAGGGTCTTTGGGGGCGGGCGACGGATCCGCCAGGGACGTCACGTCCCCGGATCGTGCCCGTCCCCCCGGTGGCCCCTTCCGTCCGCCGGGCGCGCCACCGGCGATCCGCCCGGTTCCGCGGTCCGGGCGGGCCTGGCGGGCGACGGCGAGGCCTCGCCCGCGAGGGCCCGCCGGGAGCGGCCGGGCTGGACCGGCTCCCACTTGAACACGGCGTTGAGCGCCCGGTATACCGCGCGGGACTCTCGGGTCAGCAGGGGACCGAGGATCGCCAGGACCAGCACGTAGAGGGCGGTGAAGGACTGCACCGCCGGCGAGAGCCCGCCGGCCTTGGCCACGTTGGCGATGACGATGGACAGCTCGCCGCGGGCCGTGATGGTCACGCCGATGTTGGTCGCGGCCCGCGGGGAGAGGCCGGCGGTGCGACCGGCCAATTGGCCGGCCACCATGTTGCCGACCAGCGTCAGCAACACGGCGCCCAGGACGATCCCGACGGCGCCGCCCAGGGCCGTGGGGTCGAGTCCCAACCCGAAGCTGAAGAAGAAGACGGATCCGAAGAAGTCCCGGAAGGGGACGACGACGTGCTCGATCCGCTGGCGGTGCTCGGTGTCGGCCAGGACCAGGCCCAACAGCAGGGCACACACCGCCTCGGCGACGTGCACCGTCTCGCCGAAGCCCGCCAGGAGGAACAGCGCCGTGAACACCACCAGCCGGAACACGTCGGCGGACGGGATGTCCAGGAGGCGGTTCAGCCAGGGCCGAACCAGCCGACCCAGCACCAGCACCACCGCGATGAAGCCGACGGCGGTCAAGCCGGCCAGCACCACCCCGCCCACGGACGTGGCGCCGCTGAGGACCAGGCCCGACAACACCGCCAGGTACACCGCCAGGAACACGTCGTCGAACATGATCATGCCGAGGATCATCTCGGTCTCGGGGTTGGCGGTGCGCTTCAAGTCCACCAGCACCTTGGCCACGATGGCCGTCGAGGTGATGGTGGTGATGCCGGCGATGGCCAGCGCCTCCCGCGGGGGGAAGCCGGCCAGCCACCCGTAGAGAAGGCCCAGCGTGAAGTTGATCCCGATGTAGATGCTGCCGCCCACCAGGATCTTGCGGCCGGCCCGGATCAGGCGGTTCAACGAGAACTCCAGGCCCAGGTAGAACAGCAGGAAGAGGACCCCGATGCGCCCCATGAAGTCGATCAGGGGCTTGCTCGCCTCGAAGCGGAGGTCGAGGAACCCGGTGTCCGGGAGGTGCGGGCCCACGGCCATACCGGCCAGGATGAGGAGGGGGACGATGGGCACATGGAGTCGGTTGGCGACGTAGCCGGCCAGGGCCATGATGGCGAGGGCGAGGCCGATCTCCCACACCACGTGCTCCATCACCGACCCCCCTCGGCCGCCGGGCCCGTCCCACCCTCCACCAGCTCCCGGAAGGCGCGGATCTGCTGCCGGTCACCCATCACCACCAAGGTGGCCTCCGCGGGGATGCGGTAGTCCGGCCCGGGGTTGATCACCCGCCTCTGGTCCTTCTCGATGACCGCGATGACCGTCGCCCCCGAACGGCGCCGGATCTCCAGCTCGCCGATGGTGCGGCCGACGCAGGGGGCGCCGCGTTCGACCTTGTACCACTCGATCACGAGGCGGTTCAACACCACCTCGACGGATTCCAGGCCCTTGGGCCGGTACGCGAGGCCCCCGATGATCCCGGCCACCTGGCGCGCCTCGTCGTCGTCCAGGGTCACCACGGACACCCAGTTGTCCGGATCGTCGGGATCCACGTGGAAGATCTCCCGTCGGCCGTCGTCGTGGACGATGATGGCCAGCCGGTCCCCTGCCCGGGTCTCGATCTGGAACTTGCGCCCGATGCCCGGCAGGTCCGACTCCCGGATGTCGGACATGGTCGACCCCCTCGAGCCCACGGATTGACGGTGGGAGAGGGCATGGCAACCGCCGCGCAGGTCGCGACGCGACCGACGCCCCATCCCCCTCCCTCCCACCCCCGTGCGCCACCGTACCACGGTGGCGCGTCGGCGCCAACCCCGGTGTCGACCGAGGGCCCTGGGGCAGCTTACGAACCCTTCCCCGGCGCGACGGGTCTTCCGGCCGCTCAGCGGCCGCGTTCCTCCACCGCCGCCCGTCCTGCCGCCAGCCGGGCGATGAGCACGCGGAAGGGCGAGCAGCTGACGTAGTCGAGCCCCGCCCGGTGGCAGAAGGCGATGGAGGCCGGGTCCCCGCCGTGCTCGCCGCAGATCCCCACCTTCAGATCGGGTCGCGTTCGCCGGCCCTCGGCCACGGCCAGCTCGATGAGCCGGCCCACGCCGGCCGCATCCAGCGTGACGAAGGGGTTCTCGGGCAGGATCTTCTCCGCCAGGTAGTGGTGGAGGAACTTGCCCTCGGCGTCGTCGCGGCTGAACCCGAAGGTGGTCTGGGTGAGGTCGTTGGTGCCGAAGGAGAAGAACTCCGCCACCTGGGCGATCTCGCCCGCCGTCAGGGCGGCCCGCGGCACCTCGATCATGGTGCCGATGCGGACCTCGAGGTCCAGGCCCGTCTCGGCCTCCACCTCCCGGCGCACCGCCTCGATCCGCTCCCGCAGGAAGGCCAGCTCCCGCACGTGGGCCACCAGCGGGATCATGATCTCCGGCCGCGCGTCCACGCCGCGGCGGCGCAGGTTGGCCGTCGCGCGGAAGATGGCCCGCGCCTGCATCGCGTACACCTCGGGGAAGGTGATGCCCAGGCGGCAGCCGCGATGGCCCAACATCGGACTGGCCTCGTGCAGCGCCCGCACCTTGCGCAGGAGCTCGCGACGCTCTGCGAGCCGGGCCGGATCGCCGCCCTCGAGCTCCAGGCGCGTCACCTCCACCACCAGCTCCTCCAGGGAGGGCAGGAACTCGTGGAGCGGCGGGTCCAAGAGCCGGATGGTCACCGGGAGCCCGGCCATGGCCTCGAGGATGCCCTCGAAGTCCCGCTGCTGCATCACCGCCAGCTCGGCCAGGGCGGCCTCCCGCTCCTCCCGGGTCTCCGCCAGGATCATGCGCTGGACGGCGGGCAGGCGTTCGGGTCCCATGAACATGTGCTCGGTGCGGCAGAGGCCGATGCCCTCGGCGCCGAACTCCCGGGCCCGGCGGGCGTCGTCCGGCGTGTCGGCGTTGGCCAGCACCCGGAGGCGCCGCGCCTGGTCCGCCCACTCCAGCAGCTGCCGGAACTCGGGCGACAGCTCCGGCTCCACCAGGGGCACCTCGCCGGCGAAGACCCGGCCGGTGGCCCCGTCGATGGTGATCACGTCGCCCTTGCGGAAGACCCGGCCGGCGACCTGGAACTCCTCGCGCTCGAGGTCGATGCGCAGCGCCTCGCAGCCGCAGACGGCGGGCTTGCCCATGCCGCGGGCCACCACGGCGGCGTGGCTGGTCATGCCGCCGCGGCTCGTCAGCACGCCCTGGGCGGCGACGATGCCGTGGATGTCGTCGGGCGTCGTCTCGGGACGGACCAGGATCACGGCCTGGCCCTCCCGCCCCAGCCGCTCCGCCTCGTCGGGATCGAAGACCACCGCCCCCACCGCGGCCCCCGGCGACGCCGGCAGCCCCTGGGCCAGCGGCTCCACGTCGGCCTTCGGGTCCACCTGCTTGTGCAGCAGGCGCGCCACCTGGTCCGGGTCGACCCGCAAGAGCGCCGTCTCCCGGTCGATCAGGCCCTCCCGCACCATGTCGCAGGCGATGCGCACCGCCGCCGCCGCCGTCCGCTTGCCGCTGCGGGTCTGCAGGAGGAAGAGCCGGCCGCGGTCGACGGTGAACTCGATGTCCTGCATGTCGCGGTAGTGGCGCTCCAGCCGCTGGGCCACCTGCTCCAGCTGGCGGTAGAGCTCGGGCCGCTCCTCCTTGAGCCGGGCGATGGGCTCCGGCGTCCGGATGCCGGCCACCACGTCCTCGCCCTGGGCGTTGGGCAGGTACTCGCCGTAGAGCTCGCGGGCGCCCGTGGAGGGGTTGCGGGTGAACATCACGCCGGTGCCCGAGTCCGGCCCCGTGTTGCCGAAGACCATGGCCTGGACGTTGACGCCGGTGCCCAGGTCGTCGGGGATCTTGTGGATGCGGCGGTAGACCTTGGCCCGCTCGTTGTTCCAGGAGTCGAACACCGCCCGGATGGCCAGCTCCAGCTGCTCCCGCGGGTCCTGGGGGAAGTCGCGGCCGGCCTCCTCCCGGACGATGCCCTTGAAGGTCTCCACCAGGCGCTCCAGCTCCTCCGCCGGCAGCTCGTGGTCGAATCGGACCCCCCGCCGCTGGCGGGCCGCCTCCAGGGCGTGCTCGAAGCGCCCGGCGGGCACCCGCAGGACCACGTCGCCGAACATCTGGATCAGCCGCCGGTAGCAGTCGAAGGCGAAGCGGGCGTCCCCCGTCTCCCGCGCCAGTCCCCGAACCGCCTCGTCGTTCAGGCCCAGGTTGAGGATGGTGTCCATCATCCCCGGCATGGAGACGGGGGCCCCCGAACGGACCGAGACCAACAGGGGCCGCCCGGGGTCGCCGAAGCGGCGCCCGATCTCCCGCTCCAGCCGCTCGAGCTGCTGCTCGACCTGCTCCATCAGCCCGGCCGGGAACCGGCCGCCGGCGGCCAGGTAGGCCTTGCAGGCCTCGGTGGTGATGGTGAAGCCCGGCGGGACGGGCAGGCCGATGCGGGTCATCTCCGCCAGGTTGGCCCCCTTGCCGCCCAGCAGGTTGCGGTCCGCGCCCGATCCCTCGTCGAAGAAGTAGACCCACCGCCGCGGCGCCGCCTGGGGACGGGCCGCGCTCTCAGCGATCCCCGTGCTCACGGCGCTCCCCCCTCGCCAGGATCTCCAGCACCTGGTTGGCCGTCTCCTCCACGGCCTTGTTGGTCACGTCGATGACGGGGCAGCCCAGCTCCCGGAAGATCCGCTGGGCGTAGGCCAGCTCCTCCTGGATGCGTTGCATGCTGCCGTAGCTGGCGTCTTCGTCGAGGCCGATGGCCTTGAGCCGCTCGCGGCGGATGCGCTGCAGGGCCTCCGGCCGGATGATCAGGCCGACCAACCGGTTCCGCGGCACCTTGTACAGTTCGGGGGGCGGCTCCACCTCCGGGATCAGCGGCACGTTGGCCACCTTGTACATGCGGTGGGCCAGGTACATGCTGACGGGCGTCTTGGAGGTCCGGGAGACGCCCAGGAGGACGATGTCCGCCTGCAGCAGGCCGCGGGGGTCCTTGCCGTCGTCGTACTTGACCGCGAACTCGACGGCCTCGACCCGCCGGAAGTACTCCTCGTCCAGGCGGTGGCGCAGGCCGGGCTGCAGCCGCGGCGGGCGCTCCGCCACCCGCATCCACGCGGCCATCATCGGCCCCATGATGTCGACCACGGGGATCCCCGCCGCCTGGGCCTTCTCGTTCAGGGCCCGGCGCAGGTCCTCCAGGATCAGGGTGTGGACGATCAGGCTGCGGGGCTCCTCGCGCGCCCGCCGGACGATGGTCTCGATGGTCTCCATCCGGTCGACGTAGGGAAACCGGTGGAAGGTGGCGCGGTGGCCGTTGAACTGGCTGGCCGCCGCCCGCGCCACCAGCTCGGCGGTCTCGCCCAGGGAGTCGGAGACGATGAAGACGACCGGTTCACCCACCCCGCTATGACCCCCTCACCCTACCGCTGCGGCACCATGTCCCAGCGGCCGATGTCGCGGAAGCCGAGGCGCTTGTAGATGGCGCCGGCCTCCGGGTTGTCGTAGAACAGGCAGAGCCGCTTCCCCTCGGCCAGCACCTCGGAGCACAGCCGCACCATGAGCTGCGTGGCGAAGCCCCGGCGCCGGAAGCCGGGGTCGGTGGCCACACCCACGATCATGGCGGAAAACGGGTTCTCCGCCGCTGTCTTGACGGCGGCCACGGCGCGGCCGTCGTATTCCAGCCAGTAGCCGCGGGCGGCCCCCGTCTCCAGCGAGTGCCGCAGCTCCCGCTTCCGCTGGTCGTCGAAGCTGTGAAACTCAACGATTCGACTGTACAGCGCGGCGATTACGGGTGCGTCGGCCGGTGTCATCCGGTGTGGGCGGACGTCGACAGGCAGATTCCCGCTCAGGGCGGCGAGCCGCCCGGCATCACTCAACTCCGCGAAGTGAAGGGACCGCCTTCGTGACCAGTCCAGGACGGCCTGGGTGTACGGTCGCAGCCGGGCCACCACCTCGCCTTTTCCTGCGAGCTCGGCTCCGCCCCGGGCGGGCTCGGCGGCATGGCGGGCGATGATGCGGGCCAGACCCTCGGCGTCGAAGTCACCCCGCCCGTAAGGGATGAAGCTGCGAAAGTAGCGCAGCAACACGGCCCGGAGCCGGCCGCATTCATCAAAGTCTCCCCAGACGGCCTGGAAGTCGGTTTCGAAGCCGTAGTTCTGGATGTCCGCCAGGATGAACAGGTTAAAGGCGCTCTCCTCGGCCAGGAAGTCGAACACCGGCTGGCGATCTGCTTCGTTCAGGCGGCGGATCAAGGTTCCCGGCTCCTCTCCCGGCGGACCCCTCGTTGTGGATGATTCGAACTGCCGCCGCTGCGATCGTCCCCGATAAACACGCGCCTGCAATGGCGCCGTTCGCCGGGTGCAATGGGGCTCCTTGGAAACTTTTCGACATGGAAGGCGAAACCCCTGGCCGTGTCCCCTGACGACCCGTAGCCGGGCTACCCGGGCCGCGGTCTGCGAGCAGGAATGGCGTCAGGAAGTCCTGGACGGCCGGCGCCGGCGGGAAGTCACTTAGTGCCCCGCAATGCCAGGGCAGGTAACCTGTTTACGATCCACTTCATCCGGGACGAACAACGCGTAAGCCGGATCGCCCCATCCTTAAACACCGGCTGCAATCCGAATCAGGTAGGTAGGCCTGGACCGCTAGGTAGGCCTGGCCCGCCCGGGACCAAGGACGGTGGGTAGCCCTTGAGGCGGATGGCAAGAGGGGCCGGGATAAGCCCGGCCCCTCTTGCTACACGTTGCTGTTCAGCTCACCGAGGGCAGCTACCTGGCCTGCCAGGTCCGCCACACCCTTGAGCAGAGCGAGGCGGTTGGCCCGCAGGGCCGGTTCCTCCGCCATGACCAGCACCCGGTCCAGGAACGCGTCGACAGCGGGACGCAGGCGGGCGACGGCCTGGAAATAGGCCGTGTAGTCCCCGGCGGCCAGCGCCCGCCCGGCGGCCTCGGCCGCGGACTGCAGCGCCGCGTGGAGCTCGCCCTCCTCGGGTTCCCGGAACAGGGCCGGATCGATGCGACCACCTTCGGCCCGTCCGGCCAGGTTGGCCGCCCGCCTGTGGACGGTGAGGACGTCGGCTGCCAGCGGCGACGCCAGTAAGTTCGCCACCGCCCGGTCCTAGTCCATAGCGCCGCAATTACAGGCGCATCTGCTGGTGGCCTCATGTTTACGCGGACGTCCCGAGGCAGATGCCGGTGGTCTGCTTCATTCAGGCAGTGCATCAATACCGTACCCACGAATCCTTCCCCTCTCTGTCTTTGCAACCTCTACGGTCCCGGACAAGCGGAAGCGCAATCTGTTGCCGCTCATCACCCGATCTACGGGTATACGCCGGGTAATCAGGGGGCTGGTAGCGACCTAGCTCATCTCCGAATTGATACCACCCTGGACGCTCTGTACGAGCAAATAACTCCAAATACGGGCCAGGGCTACAGGCTTCAATGATGTCGTATAATTCATCGGGCTTACGTGAATGTTCACGCTTACGAGCCACAATAATGTTTTCTTGGCGTCGCCCTGGCTTGAACGTACGAAGCCCACCCCGAACCCCAAAGAGTACCATTTCTGTCACGTTGCGAAAGTAAAATCCAACACCACGGCGGTCGGGGCCACCATCCTTTCTGACTTTGTACCAGATAATATTTGTCTTATAGGTAAACCCCCACCGTCGCATAACCTCAAGCCCTTCTGCTAGCAAAGCGTTTGGTACCCAAAGATAAAGATGACTTTGAGGTAGAGCTAACTGTGCTATAGGAAGCTCCAATATCTCTTGCAGGTCCATTGTATGATAGCGGGATAAGCGGCGGTGTTCAGGCGCCACCTTGCCCGTCCGATTCGAAAATCGCCACGGAGGATCAGCCAATATGGTTCCAAACTTCTGACCACCAAATCGTTCTAAGAGTTCTTCACCAACAGACTTCAAGGGCCGGTTTTCTAGGAAGAACTCATGGGCAGGTCTTATCGATTGTCTATAAACCGGCTCTTGCGAATCCCGATTACGAGGATCGGACATCCCCCGCCACCTCCCCCATTAAGACGTGGCAGTAATTTTCTCATCCACGTAGTAGACCATCCATACTTATCCCAGACGTCGAGTTCTCTAAATATCTCTGCTAGTTCGTCTGATTTTGTGATAATTATGCCGACATCGATTGCCCTTAAGTCGAACAGCAACCTGAAGTTATTAAGGTCTCGATCAAAGAACGGATCCTTGTTGGACCATTCAACCTCTACAGCGACGCGATTCTTGTAAAAGTCCACTTTATGAGTGGGTGCTTCGTATACCTTGCCATCCACCATTATCTGTACATCGAAGGACTTCTCCTTCCAGCCACGAGCACCGAATCCCTCATCGAGTCGCCTAGCCATTTTTGACTTGCTGCCGCCACCCTCTAAGACTTCTTTCGCTGTGAAATGGAATTCCCTCAGCACTTCA
The sequence above is drawn from the Thermaerobacter sp. FW80 genome and encodes:
- a CDS encoding cation:proton antiporter regulatory subunit, whose amino-acid sequence is MSDIRESDLPGIGRKFQIETRAGDRLAIIVHDDGRREIFHVDPDDPDNWVSVVTLDDDEARQVAGIIGGLAYRPKGLESVEVVLNRLVIEWYKVERGAPCVGRTIGELEIRRRSGATVIAVIEKDQRRVINPGPDYRIPAEATLVVMGDRQQIRAFRELVEGGTGPAAEGGR
- a CDS encoding pyruvate, water dikinase regulatory protein, whose translation is MGEPVVFIVSDSLGETAELVARAAASQFNGHRATFHRFPYVDRMETIETIVRRAREEPRSLIVHTLILEDLRRALNEKAQAAGIPVVDIMGPMMAAWMRVAERPPRLQPGLRHRLDEEYFRRVEAVEFAVKYDDGKDPRGLLQADIVLLGVSRTSKTPVSMYLAHRMYKVANVPLIPEVEPPPELYKVPRNRLVGLIIRPEALQRIRRERLKAIGLDEDASYGSMQRIQEELAYAQRIFRELGCPVIDVTNKAVEETANQVLEILARGERREHGDR
- the ppdK gene encoding pyruvate, phosphate dikinase, whose protein sequence is MSTGIAESAARPQAAPRRWVYFFDEGSGADRNLLGGKGANLAEMTRIGLPVPPGFTITTEACKAYLAAGGRFPAGLMEQVEQQLERLEREIGRRFGDPGRPLLVSVRSGAPVSMPGMMDTILNLGLNDEAVRGLARETGDARFAFDCYRRLIQMFGDVVLRVPAGRFEHALEAARQRRGVRFDHELPAEELERLVETFKGIVREEAGRDFPQDPREQLELAIRAVFDSWNNERAKVYRRIHKIPDDLGTGVNVQAMVFGNTGPDSGTGVMFTRNPSTGARELYGEYLPNAQGEDVVAGIRTPEPIARLKEERPELYRQLEQVAQRLERHYRDMQDIEFTVDRGRLFLLQTRSGKRTAAAAVRIACDMVREGLIDRETALLRVDPDQVARLLHKQVDPKADVEPLAQGLPASPGAAVGAVVFDPDEAERLGREGQAVILVRPETTPDDIHGIVAAQGVLTSRGGMTSHAAVVARGMGKPAVCGCEALRIDLEREEFQVAGRVFRKGDVITIDGATGRVFAGEVPLVEPELSPEFRQLLEWADQARRLRVLANADTPDDARRAREFGAEGIGLCRTEHMFMGPERLPAVQRMILAETREEREAALAELAVMQQRDFEGILEAMAGLPVTIRLLDPPLHEFLPSLEELVVEVTRLELEGGDPARLAERRELLRKVRALHEASPMLGHRGCRLGITFPEVYAMQARAIFRATANLRRRGVDARPEIMIPLVAHVRELAFLRERIEAVRREVEAETGLDLEVRIGTMIEVPRAALTAGEIAQVAEFFSFGTNDLTQTTFGFSRDDAEGKFLHHYLAEKILPENPFVTLDAAGVGRLIELAVAEGRRTRPDLKVGICGEHGGDPASIAFCHRAGLDYVSCSPFRVLIARLAAGRAAVEERGR
- a CDS encoding DALR anticodon-binding domain-containing protein, giving the protein MANLLASPLAADVLTVHRRAANLAGRAEGGRIDPALFREPEEGELHAALQSAAEAAGRALAAGDYTAYFQAVARLRPAVDAFLDRVLVMAEEPALRANRLALLKGVADLAGQVAALGELNSNV
- a CDS encoding cation:proton antiporter is translated as MEHVVWEIGLALAIMALAGYVANRLHVPIVPLLILAGMAVGPHLPDTGFLDLRFEASKPLIDFMGRIGVLFLLFYLGLEFSLNRLIRAGRKILVGGSIYIGINFTLGLLYGWLAGFPPREALAIAGITTITSTAIVAKVLVDLKRTANPETEMILGMIMFDDVFLAVYLAVLSGLVLSGATSVGGVVLAGLTAVGFIAVVLVLGRLVRPWLNRLLDIPSADVFRLVVFTALFLLAGFGETVHVAEAVCALLLGLVLADTEHRQRIEHVVVPFRDFFGSVFFFSFGLGLDPTALGGAVGIVLGAVLLTLVGNMVAGQLAGRTAGLSPRAATNIGVTITARGELSIVIANVAKAGGLSPAVQSFTALYVLVLAILGPLLTRESRAVYRALNAVFKWEPVQPGRSRRALAGEASPSPARPARTAEPGGSPVARPADGRGHRGDGHDPGT
- a CDS encoding BglII/BstYI family type II restriction endonuclease, producing MSLHLVPDDIRQDYEIHEWRNALAVLRGAHETEWNDLLEVLREFHFTAKEVLEGGGSKSKMARRLDEGFGARGWKEKSFDVQIMVDGKVYEAPTHKVDFYKNRVAVEVEWSNKDPFFDRDLNNFRLLFDLRAIDVGIIITKSDELAEIFRELDVWDKYGWSTTWMRKLLPRLNGGGGGGCPILVIGIRKSRFIDNR
- a CDS encoding MT-A70 family methyltransferase encodes the protein MSDPRNRDSQEPVYRQSIRPAHEFFLENRPLKSVGEELLERFGGQKFGTILADPPWRFSNRTGKVAPEHRRLSRYHTMDLQEILELPIAQLALPQSHLYLWVPNALLAEGLEVMRRWGFTYKTNIIWYKVRKDGGPDRRGVGFYFRNVTEMVLFGVRGGLRTFKPGRRQENIIVARKREHSRKPDELYDIIEACSPGPYLELFARTERPGWYQFGDELGRYQPPDYPAYTRRSGDERQQIALPLVRDRRGCKDREGKDSWVRY
- the sugE gene encoding quaternary ammonium compound efflux SMR transporter SugE: MAWTFLVIAGLLEVVWAVSMKLSEGFTRLWPSVTTVAFMIASFLCLALALRELPVGTAYAVWTGIGAVGTAVLGMVLFGESRDAIRLGCILLIVAGIVGLKVTSPS
- a CDS encoding GNAT family N-acetyltransferase gives rise to the protein MIRRLNEADRQPVFDFLAEESAFNLFILADIQNYGFETDFQAVWGDFDECGRLRAVLLRYFRSFIPYGRGDFDAEGLARIIARHAAEPARGGAELAGKGEVVARLRPYTQAVLDWSRRRSLHFAELSDAGRLAALSGNLPVDVRPHRMTPADAPVIAALYSRIVEFHSFDDQRKRELRHSLETGAARGYWLEYDGRAVAAVKTAAENPFSAMIVGVATDPGFRRRGFATQLMVRLCSEVLAEGKRLCLFYDNPEAGAIYKRLGFRDIGRWDMVPQR